In Cyprinus carpio isolate SPL01 chromosome A5, ASM1834038v1, whole genome shotgun sequence, the sequence TTTCTCGATAAAGAGATGATTTTCAGTAACTTTATGGATTGTGAGAAACAATATACACATATACTGATTCTGACTTGAACTGACTTATTAGACCAGTACTTAATTATGTAactttaattattactattatgtaattaatacatttattttatattgataatatCTTATTCTGCCAAAATATACTATTGGGCCGTTTAAATCTGTGATGGCAGCTGCTGTGGATAGAATATTTCATAAAGTACTCCAAATCCTTGTTGACAAAGTGAACTGCTGAACTACTGAGTTGATGTTCAAAGTGAGTACTGTGAGTTGTCTCCAGATTATTTTGATCTATATGAAAGTGAACAGGCAGGGCTGGACTGCAGGCTGAGTCACTGGAGTTCAGCCTGTTTTAAGAGCCGCAATCCACTGTACAGTAATGGACAAAAAGAAGATGCTTGTCTGTTGCGTTCTGTTTTTCTGAGATTTTTCTAGACATCTTAAGACGTCATCATTGTGACCAGCTTTTTTCCTGAGAAGTGTATAAAATTCATCTTTAGGcacaaaaatccaaaataatgcagaaaaattattaaaaacattataattattattattattattattattattattattattattatcaagtcCTGTTCTGAATAAGGTTACTATGTACCACAGAAATGAGACCTTCATGCCAactggacaaaacaaaaacaacataaccTCATCTGTAATCCTGGCACATATTCCTGGCACAGAAACCCTGCCACAGCCTAATGTGAGACCATCAAGCTTAAATGAAATTACAGTAATCGGGTTGTCTTTGGAATCCATATATTCTTCTCATGCAGGCACATTTGTAACAGGGATTACTGATTACTATGAGACCATCACACACCTGTAGTAAACAGTAAACCTTTCATCACCATCTGAAAGACGTGAGATATAACAGAAGGCTTGCCTTTTGGATCCTTGGAGCGAGATGAAAATTTCATGCTTTTGTGTTCTCATGATTTCACCAATATTGCTGGGCCGGCGCCTCAGCTGTCTTTATCTTCGTGCCTGCACAGCATGGAGGATTCAGAATCCTGCATCGCACGCTTGTCACTCACTTCTTTGCTGCCCCAAATAACAACAGACTCATGCAGAGCTATTAGGAACAATTATGTGTAACCCAAAGCTAAGCCAGGAGCTACTTGGGAAGCTGCTCCTCATCTGCAGGGTTAATCTCTGCATTTCTGGATCATGCCAAACAGAGCAGGAGTGAAGAAGTAGACTTTAACAGTCTCCACTCACACTTTCTATTCCAGGCAGcaaatagtattttcttactAAATTTCATCagaacagttttagtttttgctttGAAATACAATTCAGTCttagtttttgcttttaattaatattagaatataaataacaatgaagaatatttccattttaaacaacacacactgaaaatctgggattAATAATCTATTGTACAGTAAACCTGGAAATTaacgttttcttttctttctttctttttctctttttttgaatgaaataaacaagcactataacaataaatacataatattaatggTTTTTAAGTCACTTTTTCTGGATCATTAATCAAATGATCAAATTTGTGACAATGCTAACTCATCCTGCGTCATTTGTGCTACATGAATGATAGCTGTAATTGAGTGGCTTgttaacttttaaaagtaattggaTTAATGGTTTGTGACTAGCAGaaagtaaaattacaaacaatatataGAAACCTCCCAAACACCCTACCAAAGCAAATACATATAAACACCCTGCAACTACCCTATTGTGGCacgaattaattaaaataatattatggcttttaaatatataatacaattaacattaaaacaaatcaataaaacattatttttattctaagCAACATATTTACAGCAGGGTGCAACTGTATGATCTATCTTTCAAAATCAATTTTCAGCCTGGAAAAAGAAGgttttaggattaaaaaaaaaaaaagacagataacggaaatgagaaaaaagtgtttattacatttgaaataaggatatttttcttacaaaaatgcatggatttgctacaggaggcctttattcacccccaggAGGCATGTTTATTATGAATGCGCACGTTTTATTTGTCGACTTGAGGACTGTTcaaatgcaacacccgctgacagCAATGATAGAGcctggaatagccaggacaatttttaatatcactccgattggattcgtctgaaagaagaaagtcatatactcctaggatgcctcaagggtgagtaaaacaaaagctaatttttatttttgggtgaactaaccctttaagtgtgtaaataactgaaggaaatatCTGTTCGCTAAATGAAGCAAACTAACatgattcttattattatcactattattattattattttgtttctgtacccaatattaaaaaaaataaaaaataaaaaataaaatgctgtgaaaatacagGTATCGGTATCAgccagtaaaaaaatataaaaaattaaagtatcggTATCGGACCAGTGGCTAACTGTGGTTAATTTGCATGGGCaaacaatcacatttttttttttagaacatgaaaaaaaagctAGCTTTACTATGTTATTGTGGGTTAGAAAagagtaaatgaataaaatgtgcaCCCATACATCTCCTTTAACTGCAATGTGTTAAATCATATGAATCTTGATGACATCCTTACCACTTCTCCAATTAGACCCGCTACACATCACACATGCCAGACACCTCTACTCTCTTGATCCTGACAGCCAGTGTTACGAACAGAAGCTCTAttaagagaaagacagaaagagtgGCAGAAGAAGAGGGAGATACATCTAACATTAATGAGTGTATATGAAAGCGTTTCGGGTCACCATCTAATCACTTCTGAAACTGATTGGACCCTTCAAAGCACAGCAAGTGCTTTTGATTCATGTCTGTGTTAGTTCCAAAAACCCACCCACTCCTTCATTAAACATCACTTCTCGAGTGAGGATTTGCTtcttaaattttcattaaatgcAATATGGCCTGAGGACTCACTCAGACACACTAATACCACACACATAAGAGCATCGAGACTGACTCTGTCACAGTCAGAAACTGGGCGTGAAAGTGTTTATCTGGGGCTTTGGGATTATCAATGAGCAAATTACCTCTGATCCAGCAGAGGGTCTCAGGCAGACTGTGTGCGTCTGCCAGGGACTGAAGACTCCCTCTAGGGCTTAGGAAGGATGGGAGAAACCAGGGACAAATGActgcactttattttgatgtaacGCATGTAGTCTTTTCTTAACGGCTCATTATTGATACTTCTTTTTGATATGAGGCCCCTCCCCTTTTCCTTTGGAGTATCAGTGTGAGAGTGTTTTGTTTGAGAGTGGTGGCTCATGCTAAAAGAGGCAGAGAGCTACTCCCAGGAGGATTCATTGCTCCTTCAGCCCTTCATTGCTCTGCCTGGGTGACTTTTCCACCAGCTGCACCCATGACTCTCCATAAATACCTGCTGAATGGATTtggattttattatttcttgGCATTGTTGGCACTTCTTATGACACaaggtaggtgtgtgtgtatgtgtgtttgtattgacTGGTGTCAGTCACATTgaagaagacaaaacaaaatacgGATGTAACTTCATATAGtacaattttgtaataataatactaataatatatatatatatatatatatatatattactatataatatatatatattatatatatatatatatatatatatatattatatatatatatataaactttttataaattatgcataatatatttatataactataaaacattctttaaaaatacattttcttatacATTactaatatagaaaatatatcatatatatatatatatatatattatatatatatatatatatatatatatatatatatatatatatatatatatatatatatatatatatatatataaacaaattttaatatttcttaaatatatcttGAACTTTTACTTAcccattaattttattattattattacatttttatattaattttacaatttgtTAGATATATGCTTAAAGTACTTTTGGTAAGAAAAATAAGCTGAATTCAAGACATATTCTTTGAAAGCAAGTCATAATATTCTGTGCAATTTTACATCTCAGGTAAATGTATCCcattatcaggattttttttataattttactagGAAACAAGGCAAACAtactgattttcttttcctttttctttttttgcagtgtagactCTGAATAGTGTTTGTATTTTCTCTAtgtatttctcttttattttctcgAATTTATGCTAAAATTGTATGTCTATAAAATTTTTGTTATAAAGCAAAGGTTTAAATGCACTTGTTTTTGTCAACGATCCACCTGACACTGAACTTGCTCTGTGACCTCCATGCAACATTCATCACTGTAATACTCTTAACAAACGtctaacaaacacacattttgtatTTGACACTTTGAGATATAATTCTTCATGCTAAATGCATGTGAGCTATATGACAGTAATGAATTCAAATATCTTTGTTTGCTTGCAGTGTTGCCTCTTAAAGCTAACTAGCCTCATTTAGATCTAATCTTAAATGCAAATACAATATTTCTGTCTGAACAGATTCCAGTGAGGGGGTTATATAAAGTGAACCATGCCACCAGATAAACTTTGCCTTTTAAAAAGGACATGGAGATCACATTACCAGAAATGATAAATTACCATACATGAGAAAAAGCCAATAGCCTGTCAGAAACTGTACACATATCAGGCAGATTTCTACTGGATAGTTTCAAAGCACGATGCCAGATACAGATTGCATGTCAGTGCAAATCATTCAGAAGAGTAGTGAGACATCAATAATGCATGCAAGTGAATGCTTTTCCTTGTTGATGTAAATGATTTATGCTTTTTGAGGTGTTTCATTAATAATATGGTATGTACTGGTCTTCACGCACAACATTACCAAAGAGGAGCAGTACATTAGCCTAACAACCACCTGTCAAAGTGTAGCTAGAGGCACCGTGCAGCTAAACCCATGTGTATCAACAGCAGGGTTCTGAGCACATGACTGAGTGACTTAAAACCTCAGGGCTAATTTCAGTCTCAGTCGCTACAGCCTCATCCCTGCTTGATCTGCAGCCACAGCGAATTAAATCATGGAGAAACTGATGATAAAAGAAGATACTGTTGGCCACTTTTTGTTCCTGCTTTTCGGTATTCTCCATAACTCAGATGCAAACAAAGATTTGCTTTCTGCTTTATAGCTGACGGGCTGCAATGTTATGCCTGTAACATTGTGCATAACCAGAGGTATGTGGACGTAGGCTGTTCCAACCCAGAAGTCATCACCTGCTCCCACTCCCACAAGGGCTTTAAGCATCGCTTCTGCATCAGAACAGAAAGTGGTAAGAATGCCCTCAACTACAACCACCCACCAGCACCCACTAATATATCAACTATCAGAAATGGCTGTTTGGCTTCCTGTGGCTGAGAAAGTCATTACATGAGCATTTATAACTGTAGAGAATAATGCATAATGATTGGTTTATCAAATTTACTCCTGAGGAATTCTAAAATTCTTTGAGCAAAAGAACTCCAGGGTTAACACCTTAATCCTCTTAATGAGACTCCTTGAGTGTAAATATCATCACACTTGTAAGTAGCATTAGAGGTGGATGATCTCTACAGAGAAAAGACAGACTGAAGTTAAGAGATCACAACGTTCCCTGCCCCCCGCCTAATTAACCTGCTTTAACCCGTACTTCCAACACCAACACCAATCTCCTAATCAGCCATAAAAACCAACACCTCCTGCATAAGATTGTCTGAAAGTTTTATGAATCACAGATTGCTATAAATCCTACTTGGTTTTTGACATTATGTAATACATTAatgccaaatttacactgcaaaggtggcacagaaatgcttctgaagtggcattcaGGTGTTTTTAGACAGACTGTTTAATGATGCTCAGAGTGGCATTGTATTTACACAGCAATCCCCACTGTACACAATGATACTAGGGTAGGTGGGTCTGagcaggcataatttagtctggATTATTGCTGCATTTTGAGTATGCACAGAGGAGCGTTAATTCAACTGTGTAAACACAGTGGTTCGCAGATATGTTCCTGGAAGCTCTGAATCAACAAATTGCTTCATTAAATGAAGCAATTGAAAACATCACCTGCTGGTCAAAACGGTGTAAATGCAGCAAAAAACTCAGCCCAAGCAGGTATAAggacaacttttttatttatttattttttagattacaAATAATgggtaataaatataatataatacaaataattaaaataaaatgttctataaaatttgtgttttattaatttatagtcCTTGTTTTGGGTGTTTTAAGGTCCAAAAGCTGTGCATCACACCATTAGGGTTCTAAAATATAccatttaagtactaatatgtactctttTCAATAAATAtggtaccttttgaaaaggtacagtaccaccccagtgacagcttttgaacGTTTTAAATAGAATTTCCCTTTTTGTATTATACATGCTTCTATAgcctattaaaattaattaaagtggaggtctaatgctatttcatgcattctgacatATTTATACTGTTATAGAGGTGGactctcatgctaaacatggccaaagtttaaaaaaacgaGTTGGATATATgacagagtatttctgtgccaaatacactccttcaGGGTTCAGATAAGTTTGgtatacccttaccaaaaagtagtatacttcaagtttattttattaagtatacttaagtaaagttcaagtatattttaagtatactttatgtagcaagtatacagatatcagtgttctagtagtatacttgtaagtgtactgtttcagtactccttgggattaaattggcccactttctagtatataaaagtatacttttaagtatactttaagtataacagtagcaaactttgagtacacaactagtttacctctgtgTTTGTAggttgtactgcaattatactaaaagtgaacttacaggtatcctgatagtttactaattaaatactttgtacactttgaagtatagtctcagtaaactactagtttagtagttttatactgcaaggaTACTCATAAGTTTAAAGTGAACTTAAAGTGAACTTTGCATCATACTTTATGTATACtgctatgtccctatttaggttttaatttatatatattttgttatatgaatatctgaacatacaaaacatacaaagaaagaacagggtatctgcttgtgaacaaaaaaatttttttctagcttcatgcattcttttttaaacactttaatgtgggtaagtttcataaaaaataaagaaaaagctggaaaaagactatgaattgaattcagaatgataatcaaaacgtagatggagtcgatcaacactgTGATTATTACCTCTTtatcggtcaacattttattccataatgtatactaatagcacacttgaataaacttctttttcgtaagggtaagcTTGCAGATGATTGCTACGCAACAGCTGCGCATGCTCTTGACTCTGTAGTTCCGACCATAGCACACCTCCAGGAGCTTGACTGTTTTCGAAGCATAAAGCTTTAcctgtcttttataaatctgataaaactaaagactttggagatatgaaggatgcagtagtACTCTTTAGGTTCTCAAGATTAACATGggattggcagaaactgtgttatgttccctttaaattaattaaaaataaaccattattAACTGACCCAACATTCGTTCATGGGTTCACTAGATTAACGTCATGTACTGGCAAACTCTTGGAATTTCAAAATCTTTCAAAACCAAGGTTTGAATCAGTATGATGTGATGAAGCCTCATTTGATGAAATCACGTTACTCATGGGTTTGATTCAAGCTCCACTGATTCGAAACAAACGATTCGTAAATGTTCCaaagcttcatgaagcagtgtTTTGAAAGTTCATAGATTGTCTGTAAATTATTATACTTAATGTTTTCAGCACATCTTTTCCTGATATCACTGCATAAGGTGAATTCTTTGTAACCTGAAAACCTGACCACATTTATGACCCAAAGGACAGAACACAGCCACTCTCAAAGAGACAGTCCTCCAGATAGGTGACAGGCAGACAGAGTTGAATTGATAAGGCTGATAAGAGCATTTAGACAGCGATCATCAGggatttctctttctctctctgttggaTCATCAGCCAGCCATAATCCTCCAGTTATCCACTTTCACAAGTCGAGCCAGCTCTGCCTGCCTCCACGGCTCAGCATGCATCACAGACCTGTCACATGACTCAACCCTGAGCAAGTGT encodes:
- the LOC122145078 gene encoding prostate stem cell antigen-like; the protein is MTLHKYLLNGFGFYYFLALLALLMTQADGLQCYACNIVHNQRYVDVGCSNPEVITCSHSHKGFKHRFCIRTESVALGVMLTSGCATARHCHTEELPGVNIHCCDSDLCNSATRWRTSTLLPVCSLTFNLLFQRLLLWTK